In the genome of Conger conger chromosome 8, fConCon1.1, whole genome shotgun sequence, one region contains:
- the LOC133134646 gene encoding GTPase IMAP family member 4-like, with protein MEGPFDRRIVLLGKTGAGKSSTANTILGASLFKTSCSANSETSICQAETMTVHGRKITVVDTPGFYCTSSSDEDLKAEVKKCMAECFPGPHAFLIVLPVGRYTPEENNVVKEIQKMFGKKVLKYAVVLFTRGDQLEDSKTIQQFVEKKQNLADLIRDCDDRVHVIDNKYRNKNNGVEIKELLNTIDQMVKQNPGEYYTN; from the coding sequence GACCATTTGATCGAAGGATTGTCCTGTTGGGTAAGACAGGAGCTGGGAAGAGCAGTACAGCCAACACCATTCTGGGTGCGAGTCTGTTCAAGACCTcttgctctgccaactctgaaACATCTATCTGTCAGGCTGAAACAATGACTGTTCATGGGAGGAAAATCACTGTTGTTGACACACCAGGGTTTTATTGTACCAGCAGCTCAGATGAAGATCTGAAAGCTGAAGTAAAGAAGTGCATGGCAGAGTGTTTCCCTGGACCTCACGCCTTTCTTATAGTCCTGCCTGTGGGGAGGTATACACCAGAGGAGAACAACGTTGTGAAAgagattcagaaaatgtttggGAAGAAGGTCCTGAAGTACGCTGTTGTCCTGTTTACCCGTGGAGACCAGCTTGAAGACAGCAAGACCATCCAGcagtttgtggaaaaaaaacaaaacctggcAGATCTCATCCGAGATTGTGATGACAGGGTTCATGTCATCGATAACAAATACAGGAATAAAAACAACGGTGTTGAAATCAAAGAGCTGCTGAACACGATTGATCAGATGGTGAAGCAGAACCCAGGAGAGTACTATACCAATTAG